One segment of Rosa chinensis cultivar Old Blush chromosome 6, RchiOBHm-V2, whole genome shotgun sequence DNA contains the following:
- the LOC112173156 gene encoding benzyl alcohol O-benzoyltransferase has protein sequence MASPPTSLVFKVQRRQPELVSPAKPTPRELKHLSDIDDQEGLRFQIPVIQFYRYDPSMKGKDCVKVIREAISQTLVFYYPFAGRLREGPGRKLMVDCTGEGILFIEANADVTLRQFGDALQPPFPCLEELLYNVPGSDGVLNCPLLLIQVTRLKCGGFIFALRLNHTMSDAAGLVQFMTAVGEVARGARVPSILPVWGREAFKARDPPRMTCTHHEYDDVPDIHGTLIPLDDMAHRSFFFRPTEISAIRRFLPDHLRKCSTFEILTAALWRCRTIALQPKDPEQEVRVLCIVNARSKIVNPPLPTGFYGNAFAFPVALTSAAKLCQNPLGFALELVKSAKADVTQEYMRSLADLMVNRGRPHFTVVGTYLVSDVTRAGFGDVDFGWGKAAYGGPAKGGVGAIPGVASFYIPFRDNNGEDGIVVPVCLPAPAMDRFVKEIDGMLKAKAIDLPPQTSTSFIKCAL, from the exons ATGGCATCCCCTCCTACCTCCCTAGTGTTCAAAGTGCAAAGACGGCAGCCGGAGCTGGTTTCACCTGCTAAACCCACACCGCGagagctgaaacatctttctgaTATCgatgatcaagaaggtcttcgaTTTCAGATTCCCGTCATACAGTTTTACCGTTATGATCCCTCTATGAAAGGAAAGGACTGCGTGAAAGTGATTCGAGAGGCGATATCACAAACACTAGTGTTTTACTACCCTTTTGCTGGTAGGCTTAGAGAGGGGCCTGGCCGTAAGCTTATGGTGGACTGTACCGGCGAGGGTATTCTCTTCATTGAGGCCAATGCTGATGTTACGCTCCGCCAATTTGGTGATGCTCTTCAACCTCCCTTCCCTTGCTTGGAGGAGCTTCTCTATAATGTTCCTGGATCCGATGGGGTTCTTAATTGCCCACTCTTGCTGATTCAG GTGACTCGCCTCAAGTGCGGCGGTTTCATCTTTGCCTTGCGTCTTAACCACACCATGAGTGACGCAGCCGGGCTCGTGCAATTCATGACGGCCGTGGGAGAGGTAGCGCGTGGCGCGCGTGTCCCCTCCATCTTACCAGTTTGGGGAAGGGAGGCATTCAAAGCTCGTGATCCACCACGCATGACATGCACCCATCACGAGTACGATGATGTGCCAGATATCCATGGCACTCTTATCCCACTTGATGACATGGCTCACCGGTCGTTTTTCTTCAGGCCTACTGAGATATCCGCCATTCGTAGATTCCTCCCGGACCACCTCCGCAAGTGTTCTACATTTGAGATCCTCACGGCGGCTCTCTGGCGGTGCCGTACTATAGCCCTTCAGCCTAAAGACCCAGAACAGGAGGTCCGTGTGCTCTGCATTGTTAATGCACGTTCCAAGATAGTAAACCCTCCATTACCGACTGGTTTTTATGGCAATGCCTTTGCATTTCCTGTGGCACTCACATCTGCGGCCAAGCTTTGCCAGAACCCGCTCGGCTTTGCACTGGAGTTGGTGAAGTCCGCGAAGGCTGATGTGACCCAGGAGTACATGCGCTCGCTGGCAGATCTCATGGTCAACAGGGGCCGGCCTCATTTCACCGTGGTTGGTACATACCTCGTCTCAGATGTGACTCGTGCCGGGTTCGGAGATGTGGACTTTGGCTGGGGCAAGGCAGCTTATGGTGGTCCAGCAAAAGGTGGGGTGGGTGCTATACCTGGGGTGGCCAGCTTTTACATACCGTTCCGGGACAATAATGGCGAGGATGGAATTGTGGTGCCGGTTTGTTTACCAGCTCCGGCTATGGATAGGTTTGTGAAAGAAATTGATGGTATGCTGAAAGCGAAGGCCATTGACTTGCCTCCTCAGACGTCCACTTCTTTTATTAAATGTGCCCTGTGA